One window of the Fundidesulfovibrio putealis DSM 16056 genome contains the following:
- a CDS encoding glycosyltransferase family protein: MQSPPRRLRLTDELGTPKTPGPGHDIVRTSRHNDWLVLGLGPEPAALAASLPPDASVRYLECPAFAEQAGEDWRAAIPKNWRAVTCFDPHDDSNVAVSQSALRLFPGFWGPVLAALTLPQPELTDRFPDRTVFMPASQDRLIVREVAEALGGLGYQVQNVAWEHLPSLLKEGRPDLYLSVNFSGLDAYGQAFSLLERAGVPVAVWCVDNPFNALSGLKSQFWKDVSLFVTDDWFIGPLKSHGARNVHHLPLAASPAFFRTEPDAPELAGKLLFAGRSAFPGRDDFFAGLKLPEAALAEAASLFARGQRPDFAWWCKRTGIERYWPGKQARLAALGAEETGRMWRTAVIEAAASAGDLVLCGDDAWRSLVDANYSLMPPVDYYGPLAGMYASARCVVGATSPLLPRGLTQRHFDVWAAGGRLISDATPGLELFPRELTAPITYKTPAHVAGAVASLEEAGPALAQAWRELILNEHTYSHRISSILARIKT, translated from the coding sequence ATGCAAAGCCCCCCCAGGCGCCTACGCCTGACCGACGAGCTCGGGACACCCAAGACGCCAGGCCCCGGCCATGATATCGTCAGGACCTCGCGCCACAATGACTGGCTCGTCCTGGGCCTCGGCCCGGAACCAGCCGCGCTGGCCGCGTCGCTGCCTCCCGACGCGTCGGTGCGCTATCTCGAATGCCCCGCCTTCGCCGAACAGGCCGGGGAGGACTGGCGCGCCGCCATTCCGAAGAACTGGCGCGCCGTCACCTGCTTCGATCCCCACGACGACTCCAACGTGGCCGTATCCCAGAGCGCCCTGCGCCTGTTTCCGGGTTTCTGGGGGCCGGTACTGGCCGCGCTGACCCTGCCCCAGCCCGAACTGACCGACCGCTTCCCGGACAGGACCGTGTTCATGCCCGCCTCGCAGGATCGGCTCATCGTGCGCGAGGTGGCCGAAGCCCTGGGCGGACTCGGCTATCAGGTGCAGAACGTGGCCTGGGAGCACCTTCCATCCCTACTCAAGGAAGGCCGCCCCGATCTGTATCTGTCAGTCAACTTTTCAGGTCTGGACGCCTACGGGCAGGCCTTCTCGCTGCTGGAGCGCGCGGGCGTTCCCGTGGCAGTCTGGTGCGTGGACAATCCCTTCAACGCGTTGAGCGGGTTGAAAAGCCAGTTCTGGAAGGACGTGAGCCTCTTCGTCACAGACGACTGGTTCATAGGTCCTCTCAAAAGCCACGGGGCGCGCAACGTGCACCATCTCCCCCTGGCTGCGAGCCCCGCATTCTTCCGGACCGAACCGGACGCGCCGGAGCTTGCCGGGAAGCTCCTGTTCGCTGGGCGGAGCGCGTTTCCAGGCCGCGACGATTTTTTCGCGGGGCTTAAGCTCCCGGAGGCCGCCCTGGCCGAGGCCGCCAGCCTTTTTGCCCGCGGCCAGAGGCCGGACTTCGCGTGGTGGTGCAAGCGCACGGGCATCGAGCGCTACTGGCCGGGAAAACAGGCCCGGCTGGCCGCGCTGGGAGCGGAGGAAACGGGCCGAATGTGGCGCACGGCGGTCATCGAGGCGGCTGCCTCAGCCGGAGACCTGGTGCTGTGCGGGGACGATGCGTGGCGGAGCCTGGTGGATGCGAACTACTCCCTGATGCCCCCGGTGGACTACTACGGCCCCCTGGCCGGAATGTACGCATCAGCGCGATGCGTGGTGGGAGCCACCAGCCCGCTTTTGCCACGCGGACTGACCCAGCGCCATTTCGACGTGTGGGCTGCGGGGGGGCGGCTCATAAGCGATGCAACCCCCGGCCTGGAACTCTTCCCGCGCGAACTGACGGCCCCCATCACCTACAAGACACCAGCGCACGTCGCAGGAGCCGTGGCCTCCCTGGAAGAGGCCGGACCAGCCCTGGCGCAGGCATGGCGTGAGCTTATCCTGAATGAACACACCTACTCCCATCGAATCAGTTCCATCCTTGCACGCATTAAGACTTGA
- a CDS encoding RlmE family RNA methyltransferase, whose translation MKKRHDHYFNRARQENYPARSVYKLQELDSEFRLLRPGIKVLDLGATPGSWTLFAAKKVGPTGRVLGVDINPTDTAFPENVTFMVADALNPGPEFTAVLQEWKPFQLVVSDMAPKTTGQRVTDQCRSLELVEQALALAGTCLIHGGHFVAKIFMGPDVKPFTDSMRGAFEKVKTAKPKSSRSESFEQFIVGLGFKGLQKYPEE comes from the coding sequence ATGAAAAAACGACATGACCATTATTTCAACCGAGCCCGGCAGGAAAACTATCCGGCCCGCTCGGTCTACAAGCTCCAGGAGCTGGACTCCGAATTCCGGCTGCTCCGCCCCGGCATCAAGGTGCTCGACCTGGGAGCCACGCCCGGCTCCTGGACGCTGTTCGCGGCCAAGAAGGTTGGTCCCACGGGGAGAGTGCTCGGCGTGGACATAAACCCCACGGACACTGCCTTCCCGGAGAACGTCACCTTCATGGTGGCGGACGCGCTGAACCCCGGCCCGGAGTTCACTGCCGTGCTTCAGGAGTGGAAACCATTCCAGCTGGTGGTGAGCGACATGGCTCCCAAAACCACGGGCCAGCGGGTCACCGACCAGTGCCGCTCCCTGGAGCTGGTGGAGCAGGCCCTTGCCCTGGCCGGGACTTGCCTGATACACGGCGGCCACTTCGTCGCCAAGATCTTCATGGGTCCCGATGTGAAACCCTTTACGGACTCAATGCGCGGGGCCTTTGAAAAGGTCAAGACCGCCAAACCCAAAAGCTCCCGCTCGGAGAGCTTCGAACAGTTCATCGTGGGGCTCGGTTTCAAGGGCCTTCAGAAATATCCGGAGGAGTAG
- a CDS encoding YebC/PmpR family DNA-binding transcriptional regulator, translating into MAGHSKWKNIQVRKGAQDAKKGKVFTKVTKELMLAAKAGGGDPGINARLRSAIAAAKAVNLPKDKIETAVKKGTGELGGGNIDEITYEGYGPGGVAILVEAATDNRNRTVAEIRHILGKGGGSLGESGCVAWMFEKKGIITLDKAKYAEDQLMEAALEAGADDVVDQDDTWEVSTAPEVFETVRQALEDAGMELLSAEVTMSPKNTVDVDVETGRRLLKLMDNLDDNDDVQQTHANFELPEELLAELG; encoded by the coding sequence ATGGCTGGACATTCGAAATGGAAGAACATCCAGGTGCGCAAGGGCGCCCAGGACGCCAAGAAGGGCAAGGTTTTCACCAAGGTCACCAAGGAGCTGATGCTGGCGGCCAAGGCCGGAGGCGGCGACCCCGGCATCAACGCCCGCCTGCGTTCGGCCATCGCGGCCGCCAAGGCCGTGAACCTGCCCAAGGACAAGATCGAGACCGCTGTCAAGAAGGGCACGGGCGAACTCGGCGGGGGCAACATCGACGAGATCACCTATGAGGGCTACGGTCCCGGCGGCGTGGCCATCCTGGTGGAAGCCGCCACGGACAACCGCAACCGCACCGTGGCTGAAATCCGCCACATTCTGGGCAAGGGCGGCGGCTCCCTGGGCGAGTCCGGCTGCGTGGCCTGGATGTTCGAGAAGAAGGGCATCATCACCCTGGACAAGGCCAAGTACGCCGAGGACCAGCTGATGGAGGCCGCTCTCGAGGCCGGAGCCGATGACGTGGTGGACCAGGACGACACCTGGGAAGTCAGCACCGCTCCCGAGGTTTTCGAGACCGTGCGCCAGGCCCTGGAAGACGCTGGCATGGAGCTTCTCTCCGCCGAGGTCACCATGTCCCCCAAGAACACCGTGGACGTGGACGTGGAGACCGGGCGCAGGCTCCTGAAGCTCATGGACAACCTGGACGATAACGACGACGTGCAGCAGACCCACGCCAACTTCGAGTTGCCCGAGGAATTGCTGGCGGAACTGGGCTAG
- the ruvC gene encoding crossover junction endodeoxyribonuclease RuvC gives MAAVTILGLDPGSRNTGWGIVREESGVATLVDAGVIRVQSLGDMDLRLGAIFEALAGLLARHQPGEAAMEDVFVSKNPSSALKLGQARGAAMAACAVAGIRVHAYEPTVVKKSLVGVGRAEKTQVAFMVAQVLGCRKPLAADASDALAVAVCHLNQRRFKRLLGEL, from the coding sequence ATGGCCGCCGTCACCATCCTCGGCCTGGACCCCGGTTCGCGCAACACCGGCTGGGGCATCGTGCGCGAGGAGTCCGGCGTGGCAACCCTGGTGGACGCCGGGGTCATCCGCGTGCAGTCCCTTGGCGACATGGACCTGCGCCTGGGGGCCATCTTCGAGGCCCTGGCCGGGCTTCTGGCCAGGCATCAGCCCGGCGAGGCCGCCATGGAGGACGTGTTCGTCTCCAAGAACCCGTCCTCGGCGCTCAAGCTTGGTCAGGCGCGCGGCGCGGCCATGGCCGCCTGCGCCGTGGCCGGAATCCGCGTGCACGCCTATGAGCCGACGGTGGTGAAAAAGAGTCTGGTGGGCGTGGGTCGGGCCGAAAAAACGCAGGTGGCCTTCATGGTCGCGCAGGTGCTTGGATGCCGAAAACCCCTGGCCGCCGACGCTTCGGACGCGCTGGCCGTGGCCGTGTGTCATCTGAATCAGCGGCGCTTCAAGCGCCTCTTGGGGGAGCTGTGA
- the ruvA gene encoding Holliday junction branch migration protein RuvA: MIAYLRGELLEKSDKGCLVLTASGVGYELAVSTPTAANLPARGEEASFFVHAQTGEDGTRLFGFQTGDERRAFRALIGIPKLGPKTALSMLSCYSVNDLSQIAAREDVTALSQVPGIGKKSAQRMILEIKYALADISETSSFTPSMGGMAAGSVMRDALAALTNLGYAESEAAPLLRDVLDAEPDLDVAQAIRVCLKKIAAAKA, from the coding sequence GTGATCGCCTATCTGCGCGGAGAACTGCTGGAGAAGTCCGACAAGGGCTGCCTGGTGCTCACCGCCTCCGGCGTGGGCTACGAGCTTGCCGTGTCCACGCCCACTGCGGCGAATCTGCCCGCGCGCGGCGAGGAGGCCTCCTTCTTCGTGCACGCCCAGACCGGCGAGGACGGCACGCGCCTGTTCGGCTTCCAGACCGGGGACGAGCGCCGGGCCTTCCGCGCTCTGATAGGCATCCCCAAGCTCGGCCCCAAGACCGCGCTGTCCATGCTGTCCTGCTATTCCGTGAACGACCTGTCCCAGATCGCGGCCCGCGAGGACGTCACGGCACTGTCCCAGGTGCCGGGCATCGGCAAGAAGAGCGCCCAGCGCATGATCCTGGAGATCAAGTACGCCCTGGCCGACATCTCCGAGACCAGTTCGTTCACGCCCTCGATGGGAGGCATGGCCGCCGGCTCGGTGATGCGAGACGCCCTGGCCGCGCTCACAAACCTGGGCTACGCCGAGTCCGAGGCCGCGCCCCTGCTGCGCGACGTCCTGGACGCCGAGCCCGATCTTGACGTGGCCCAGGCCATCCGTGTGTGCCTGAAGAAGATCGCGGCGGCCAAGGCATGA
- the ruvB gene encoding Holliday junction branch migration DNA helicase RuvB — MTTTPTALPDDTIRPKRLADFIGQQDLRANLQVYLSSATERGKALDHTLFYGPPGLGKTTLAQIMSSELGVNLITTSGPVLERGGDLAAILTNLGRHDILFIDEIHRMPPAVEEILYPAMEDFKLDLIIGQGPGARTVKIDLEPFTLVGATTRIGLLTSPLRDRFGVIFRLDFYSPQELSAIVTRAAKILGVSLTPEAALEIGKRSRGTPRISGRLLRRVRDFAVVQGSPVIDQELARVALGRMDVDPHGLDQMDRKILSCLVEQFGGGPVGVKTLAVACSEEVRTLEDIYEPYLIQCGLIQRTPRGRVATAKAYQHLKIHPLG, encoded by the coding sequence ATGACGACCACACCCACCGCCCTCCCGGACGACACCATCCGTCCCAAGCGCCTGGCTGATTTCATCGGCCAGCAGGACCTGCGCGCCAACCTCCAGGTGTATCTTTCCAGCGCCACCGAGCGCGGCAAGGCCCTGGACCACACACTCTTTTACGGGCCTCCGGGCCTGGGCAAGACCACCCTGGCCCAGATCATGTCCTCGGAGCTCGGGGTGAATCTCATCACCACCTCCGGGCCGGTGCTGGAGCGCGGCGGCGATCTGGCCGCTATCCTCACCAACCTGGGCCGCCACGACATCCTGTTCATCGACGAGATCCACCGCATGCCCCCAGCCGTTGAGGAGATCCTCTATCCGGCCATGGAGGACTTCAAGCTGGACCTCATCATCGGCCAGGGGCCGGGCGCGCGCACCGTGAAGATCGACCTGGAACCCTTCACCCTGGTTGGGGCCACCACCCGCATCGGGCTTCTGACCTCGCCGCTGCGTGACCGCTTCGGGGTGATCTTCCGCCTGGATTTCTACTCCCCGCAGGAGCTCTCGGCCATCGTCACCCGCGCCGCGAAAATCCTCGGAGTGTCGCTCACGCCAGAGGCGGCCCTGGAGATCGGCAAGCGCTCGCGCGGCACGCCGCGCATATCAGGTCGGCTCCTTCGGCGCGTGCGTGATTTCGCCGTGGTGCAGGGTAGCCCCGTCATCGACCAGGAGCTGGCCCGCGTGGCCCTTGGCCGCATGGACGTGGACCCGCACGGCCTGGACCAGATGGACCGCAAGATTCTCTCCTGCCTGGTGGAGCAGTTCGGGGGCGGGCCGGTGGGGGTGAAGACCCTGGCCGTGGCCTGCTCCGAAGAGGTGCGCACCCTGGAGGACATCTACGAGCCGTATCTCATCCAGTGCGGCCTGATACAGCGCACCCCGCGTGGGCGCGTGGCCACGGCCAAGGCCTACCAGCATCTGAAAATTCATCCGTTAGGTTAG
- the thyX gene encoding FAD-dependent thymidylate synthase, producing the protein MPAKRLDVSLLAFTPEPLSVIYAAFRQCYHAGFVADMWPRLLAGEIPREKQAEFVAKVLESGHVSPIEHVSFTFAIEGVSRALTHQLVRHRIASYSQQSQRYVDASSFDYIMPPAIKKIPEARARFEAFMEEVGTAYRDLKAILEDNGRKDKAKEDARFVLPQAAETRIVTTMNCRALFNFFEQRCCTRAQWEIRALADKMLSLCRLTVPEVFAVAGAKCERLGYCPEGEKFTCGRYPLP; encoded by the coding sequence ATGCCCGCCAAAAGACTCGACGTATCCCTGTTGGCCTTCACCCCGGAGCCGCTCTCGGTGATCTACGCGGCCTTCCGCCAGTGCTACCACGCCGGTTTCGTGGCCGACATGTGGCCTCGCCTGCTGGCCGGGGAAATCCCGCGCGAGAAGCAGGCCGAGTTCGTGGCCAAGGTGCTGGAGTCCGGGCACGTGAGCCCCATCGAGCACGTGAGCTTCACCTTCGCCATCGAGGGCGTGTCGCGGGCGCTCACGCACCAGCTGGTGCGCCACCGCATCGCCAGCTACTCCCAGCAGTCCCAGCGCTACGTGGACGCCTCCTCCTTCGACTACATCATGCCCCCGGCGATTAAAAAGATCCCCGAAGCCAGAGCCCGCTTCGAGGCCTTCATGGAAGAAGTCGGCACGGCCTACCGCGATCTTAAAGCGATACTCGAGGACAACGGCAGGAAGGACAAGGCCAAGGAGGACGCCCGTTTCGTGCTGCCCCAGGCCGCCGAGACCCGCATCGTGACCACCATGAACTGCCGCGCCCTGTTCAACTTCTTCGAGCAGCGCTGCTGCACCCGCGCCCAGTGGGAGATACGCGCCCTGGCCGACAAGATGCTCTCCCTGTGCCGCCTGACCGTGCCCGAGGTGTTCGCCGTGGCCGGGGCCAAGTGCGAGCGCCTGGGCTACTGCCCCGAGGGCGAGAAGTTCACCTGCGGCAGGTATCCGCTGCCGTAG
- a CDS encoding FAD-binding and (Fe-S)-binding domain-containing protein has product MLKDDCSKLPGVYQEYHARIAAFIPQDRLFCGPFTNLAYGDDASFYRLVPKIVVKARTPEEVSKMLAIASELKVPVTFRTAGTSLSGQALTDSVLIYLAGAWKGLHIHDHATHISLEPGVIGAEANVQLAPHGKKIGPDPASINAAMIGGIAANNASGMCCGTAENSYKTVESMKLIFVDGSVLDTADAASREAFIKSHPKLVGELAAIRDEIANNKTLSKRIRHKFKIKNTTGYGINSFVDFTDPIDILLHLMIGSEGTLAFISEVTYRTVVEHPHKASAMMYYPTIADACNATIQLKKGPVSAVELMDRASLRSVEDKPGMPAFLKGLPDTAAAILVETRAADDKTLLRQIEDIQALVANIDPIHPIVFMDQPADYNKLWNIRKGLFPAVGAVRNPGTTVVIEDVVFPIEKLAHGTVELQELMHRHGFPEGIIFGHALEGNLHFVFCPDFSSPQMIKNYQLLMEETAEMVVGRYDGSLKGEHGTGRNMAPFVEMEWGEQAYAYMVRLKNAFDPENLLNPGVIINDNPKVYLENLKPMPAVNEIIDRCIECGFCEPVCPSRSITSTPRQRIALQRHMARLKHAHDDDLMKEFWEHYTYFGEQTCAADGLCATVCPVSIDTGSFTKKLRGQRASPRAHKIAQWVADNYGTTLNIVRQGLKVAGGVHRLIGSKLMGQLAESFRELSGGRIPLWTKWMPVGITPPAFTDTLRGKGLKVVYFPSCVARSMGPAKDDPEQRALYEATLSVLRKAGYDVIFPHNMAELCCGLTFESKGFFEQADQKARELEAELRRVSEGGTIPILFDTSPCLYTMRKKIEPDLKIYEIVEFIHDNLMDKLHFTKSPEAATIHVTCSSIKMGLAGKFKAVAEACAETVTVPRNINCCGFAGDRGFNFPELNEAALDGLVEQLPPETTRGYSNSRTCEIGLSRNADIPYQSIVYLVDRCTVAK; this is encoded by the coding sequence ATGCTCAAAGACGACTGCTCCAAGCTTCCTGGCGTCTATCAGGAATACCATGCCCGCATCGCGGCCTTCATCCCGCAGGACAGGTTGTTTTGCGGCCCGTTCACCAACCTGGCCTACGGGGACGACGCCAGCTTCTACCGGCTGGTGCCCAAGATCGTGGTCAAGGCCCGCACGCCCGAGGAGGTCTCCAAGATGCTGGCCATCGCCAGCGAGCTCAAGGTGCCGGTCACCTTCCGCACCGCCGGGACCAGCCTCTCCGGGCAGGCGCTCACCGATTCGGTGCTCATCTATCTGGCCGGAGCCTGGAAGGGCCTGCACATCCATGACCACGCCACGCACATCAGCCTGGAGCCGGGCGTCATCGGCGCGGAGGCCAACGTCCAATTGGCCCCGCACGGCAAGAAGATCGGCCCGGACCCAGCCTCGATAAACGCGGCCATGATCGGCGGCATCGCGGCCAACAACGCCTCGGGCATGTGCTGCGGCACGGCCGAGAACAGCTACAAGACCGTGGAATCCATGAAGCTCATCTTCGTGGACGGTTCCGTGCTGGATACAGCCGACGCCGCCTCGCGCGAGGCCTTCATCAAGAGCCATCCCAAACTTGTGGGCGAACTCGCGGCCATCCGCGATGAGATAGCCAACAACAAGACGCTTTCCAAGCGCATCCGCCACAAGTTCAAGATCAAAAACACCACCGGCTACGGCATCAACTCCTTCGTGGACTTCACGGACCCCATCGACATCCTGCTGCACTTGATGATCGGCTCCGAGGGAACCCTGGCCTTTATCTCCGAGGTCACCTACCGCACCGTGGTGGAGCATCCGCACAAGGCCTCGGCCATGATGTACTACCCGACCATCGCCGACGCCTGCAACGCCACCATCCAGCTCAAGAAGGGGCCGGTCTCGGCGGTGGAGCTCATGGACCGCGCCTCCCTGCGCTCCGTGGAGGACAAGCCCGGCATGCCCGCCTTCCTGAAAGGCCTGCCCGACACAGCAGCCGCCATCCTGGTGGAGACCCGCGCCGCCGACGACAAGACCCTGCTGCGCCAGATAGAGGACATCCAGGCCCTGGTCGCCAACATCGATCCCATCCATCCCATCGTGTTCATGGACCAGCCCGCCGACTACAACAAGCTCTGGAACATCCGCAAAGGCCTGTTCCCGGCTGTTGGCGCGGTGCGCAATCCCGGCACCACCGTGGTCATCGAGGACGTGGTCTTCCCCATCGAGAAGCTGGCCCACGGCACCGTGGAGCTCCAGGAGCTCATGCACAGGCACGGTTTCCCCGAGGGCATCATCTTCGGACACGCCCTGGAGGGGAACCTGCACTTCGTGTTCTGTCCGGACTTCAGCTCGCCGCAGATGATCAAGAACTACCAGCTCCTCATGGAAGAGACCGCCGAGATGGTGGTGGGCCGCTACGACGGCTCCCTCAAGGGCGAGCACGGCACCGGGCGCAACATGGCACCCTTCGTGGAGATGGAGTGGGGCGAGCAGGCCTACGCCTACATGGTGCGCCTGAAAAACGCCTTCGACCCCGAGAACCTGCTGAACCCTGGTGTCATCATCAACGACAACCCCAAGGTCTACCTGGAAAACCTCAAACCCATGCCTGCGGTGAACGAGATCATCGACCGCTGCATCGAGTGCGGCTTCTGCGAGCCGGTCTGCCCGTCGCGCTCCATCACCTCCACGCCGCGGCAGCGCATCGCCCTGCAACGACATATGGCGCGCCTCAAGCATGCCCACGACGACGACCTCATGAAGGAGTTCTGGGAGCACTACACATACTTCGGCGAGCAGACCTGCGCCGCAGACGGCCTGTGCGCCACGGTCTGCCCCGTGTCCATCGACACCGGCAGCTTCACCAAGAAACTGCGCGGCCAGCGCGCAAGCCCCCGCGCCCACAAGATCGCCCAGTGGGTGGCCGACAACTACGGCACGACCCTGAACATCGTGCGCCAGGGCCTCAAGGTCGCGGGCGGCGTGCACAGGCTGATCGGCTCCAAGCTCATGGGGCAGCTGGCCGAATCCTTCCGCGAACTCTCCGGAGGGCGCATCCCCCTGTGGACCAAGTGGATGCCCGTGGGTATCACGCCTCCGGCCTTCACGGACACCCTGCGCGGCAAGGGCCTCAAGGTGGTCTATTTCCCCAGCTGCGTGGCCCGCTCCATGGGGCCCGCCAAGGACGACCCGGAGCAGCGCGCCCTGTACGAGGCCACGCTCTCCGTGCTGCGCAAGGCCGGGTACGACGTGATCTTCCCGCACAACATGGCCGAGCTCTGCTGTGGCCTGACCTTCGAGTCCAAGGGCTTCTTCGAGCAGGCCGACCAGAAGGCCCGAGAACTGGAGGCGGAACTGCGACGCGTGAGCGAGGGCGGGACCATCCCCATCCTCTTCGACACCAGCCCCTGCCTGTACACCATGCGCAAGAAAATCGAACCTGATCTCAAGATCTACGAGATCGTTGAGTTCATTCACGATAATCTCATGGACAAGCTGCACTTCACCAAGAGCCCGGAAGCAGCCACCATTCACGTCACGTGCAGCTCCATCAAGATGGGCCTCGCAGGCAAGTTCAAGGCCGTGGCCGAAGCCTGCGCCGAGACCGTGACCGTGCCGCGCAACATCAACTGCTGCGGCTTCGCTGGCGATCGCGGCTTCAACTTCCCCGAACTGAACGAGGCCGCCCTGGACGGGCTGGTGGAACAGCTGCCGCCTGAGACCACGCGCGGCTACTCCAACAGCCGCACCTGCGAGATCGGGCTGTCGCGCAATGCGGATATTCCGTATCAGTCGATAGTGTATCTGGTGGATCGTTGTACTGTGGCTAAGTGA
- a CDS encoding peroxiredoxin: MDQNISPGISPCPPRLPRIGDPAPAFEAESTHGVLRLEDFKGSWLVFFSHPADFTPVCTTEFLAFAAIHGELRARNCELLGLSIDSIFSHIAWVRSIEEKFGTKIEFPLVADLSRQVAELYGMIMPGESKTETSRCVFVIDPKLTVRAVIYYPLTTGRNTDEILRLVDALQVTDANSVGTPANWRPGDKVIMPPPRTQDAADERVKAEGIECVDWFFCKKSL, translated from the coding sequence ATGGACCAGAATATATCCCCAGGCATCTCCCCCTGCCCGCCCCGCCTGCCGCGCATCGGCGACCCCGCCCCCGCCTTCGAGGCCGAATCCACACACGGCGTGCTGCGCCTGGAAGACTTCAAAGGTTCCTGGCTGGTCTTCTTCTCCCATCCGGCGGACTTCACCCCGGTCTGCACCACCGAATTCCTGGCCTTCGCCGCCATCCACGGTGAGCTTCGCGCCAGAAACTGCGAACTCCTGGGCCTGTCCATCGACTCCATCTTCTCGCACATCGCCTGGGTGCGCAGCATCGAGGAAAAATTCGGGACCAAAATCGAATTTCCCCTGGTGGCCGACCTCTCGCGTCAGGTGGCCGAACTCTACGGCATGATAATGCCCGGCGAATCCAAGACCGAGACCTCGCGCTGCGTGTTCGTCATCGACCCCAAGCTCACCGTGCGCGCCGTGATCTACTATCCCCTGACCACCGGACGAAACACCGACGAGATTCTTCGACTCGTTGACGCGCTTCAGGTCACCGACGCCAACTCCGTGGGCACCCCCGCCAACTGGAGGCCCGGAGACAAGGTGATCATGCCGCCGCCACGCACCCAGGACGCCGCTGACGAGCGCGTGAAGGCCGAAGGCATCGAATGCGTGGACTGGTTCTTTTGCAAGAAGAGCCTGTAG